The Campylobacter curvus genome includes the window CGCACCTTAGGGATTATATATTTTATCAAAGGCTTTTGAGCTTCTTAAACTCGATCCCGTCGCTACTGAGCCTAAAGACGCCCGATTTTAACGATAAGGGCTTTACGATAGAAAACGGCAAAATTTTGTTTAAAAAAAACGGCTCCGTTATAAATTTCCTAGCCATTGAGCTTGTCGGAAGTAGCGCTGATATCGGCGGGCGCGGCACGATCGATCTGGACACCAAAAAGATAAATATCGATCTGGAGCTTAAAATCTTAAAAGACGCAAGCAGCATAATCGATAAGATCCCGCTCGTAAATCAAATAATCCTAGGCAAGGATCGTAGCCTCTCGACCGTCATCGCCATCCGCGGAACGACCGATAAACCAGAATATTCGACGCAAGTGCTCCAAGACACCCTGCTCTCGCCGCTAAAGCTGATAAGAAACGTCTTACAAGCGCCGTTTTTGATATTCGAGTAAATTTAAAGGATATCTCATGAAAATTTCAAGTCTCATCATAGCAGTCGCACTTTTGTTCGTCGGCTGCTCCACGAAGCTCACGGAGGCAAATTTTAAACCTCAAAAAACAACGATCTGGCGCAACTACGAGATAGATCGTATCCAAACGGCAAAGGTAGGCGAAGCGATGATAGAAGTCGCCAAAGAGAAGCAAGAGGCCGAGTACACCGGCTATATGAAACCAAGCAAGGATTTTACCTTTAATGGCAATCTTAAATTCAAATCAAGCGCGAATTTCAAGGTATTGGGCTTTTATAAAGGCTACATGGCTATCCATCATCCAAGCCTAAAAGACGTCGCATTTTTAGTGGATACTGATGGCAAGCTGCAAAATAAGGTCATAAGGTATTCAAGCGACGGCGAATTCGTCGAGGTGCTTTGGAGCTACGAGTACGAGCCAAAAGATATGATCATGCAAGCTCAGCTCATAGACGAGTCAGACCGCATCGTCTCGGTCCGCTCGATCATCTACGACGGAATGAACGACAAGTCGCTACTTTTCATCGATAGATACTCGTATTATGAGGATAGTCCGTCGTTTCAAAATCTAAAAATCGTGCATGACAAAAGGCGCAAACAGATGAAAATAGGAGATTATCTGATCGATATCTTATCTTTTGATAATGACAAGATCGAATACAGAGTCATCGAAGACTAAAAGATCTATCTCATCTCAAGCTTCATGAGATACATATCCTCACCGTCAAGCACTCTTAAATTTTGGCTTTTGCATTTTGGACAGGTGAAGTCGTTTTCTTTCAGCTCCCCGTCAAATCCGCACTCTTCGCACTTTACCACGATGCCTTGCAGATTTATCACGAGCTGGGCGTTTTCGCAGATAGTGCCATTTTTATAGACGTCAAAGGCGCTTTGCAGATAGTGAGGCTCGACTCCGCTTAGCCGCCCTACCTTTATCTCGAGCCTTAGCACCTCTTTGGCATTTTGTTTGGCGGCGTTTTGCTCGCATAAAGTGACTAAATTTTGAACTATACTAAGCTCGTGCATCAGCAGATCCTAGGCAAGAGCTCGCCCTTTGGTGGCTCGAGAAACCTGCGCGACTTATAGGCGTTTTCAATGACGACGCGAGAATTTTGCTCGCTCAAGACCTCGCCGATGATAGCGGCGTTTTCGTCAAATTCTCTTAAAATTTCAAGCGCCTTATCAGCCTGCGCTTCATCTACCGCCAGCACGAAAGTCCCCTCGTTTGCAAGCTCGTAAGGCTCAAAGCCAAAAAGCTCGCAGATGCCGGTGACCTCGTCGCTCACCCTTATCTTTTCCTCAAAGACCAAGATGTCAGATCTAGTAAATTTCGCCCACTCGTTTAGCACCGCGCTAAGCCCGCCGCGTGTAGCATCGCGCATACATTGAGGCTTCACACCCTCTTTTAAGAGCTTTAAGACGACGCCTTTTAAGCTCTTGCAGTCGCTAGTCAAATTTGAGCTAAGCTCGAATTCTTCTCTATTTGCAAGCACTACACCGCCATGTCTGCCGATGTCGCCCGAGAGTAAAATTTTAGCGCCTGGTTTTAGATTTTTGAGCTCCACGCCCTCGCAAACTATCTCACCTATACCGGCCGTGTTTATGAAAATTTTATCGCATTTACCCTTTGGCACGACCTTCGTATCACCACAAACGACCTTTACGTCAGCCTCTTTACAAACCTTTGCCAGCGAGCTTAAAACGGTCTCAAGCTCTGAGATCTCAAGCCCCTCTTCGATGATCAAAGAGCAGCTTAGATACTTTGCGCTGGCCGCTACCATCGCCAGGTCGTTTATCGTGCCGCAGGCTGCGATCTTGCCTATGTCGCCGCCTGAAAAAAATATCGGCGTGACGACGAAGCTGTCCGAGCTAAAGGCTGTTTTGCCGTTTAAATTCAGTATCGCCGAGTCGTTGCTGTCGCGTAAAATTTCATTATCGAAGATATTAAATATCGTTTCATTTATGAGAGAATTCATCTCTTCGCCGCCACCGCCGTGGCTGAGCATTATTTTTTTCAAATTTTATCCTTTAGCCCACTCTTGCGTATTTAAAATATGCCGCGCATGCGCCCTCGCTAGAGACCATGCACGAGCCTATCGGGTTTTGCGGTGTGCAGGCTCTGCCAAAGACCTTACACTCCGGCGGTTTGGCTTGGCCGCGCAAAATTTTGCCGCAGATGCAGGCTTTGCTCTCGTTAGCGCTTCTCACATCGCAGTCAAACTGCTCTCTGGCGTCGATATTTGCAAATTCTGGCTTTAGCTTCATGCCGCTTTTTGCTATCATACCCAGTCCGCGCCACTCAAAATCGCATGGCTCAAAATAGCGCGCTATGAGCTCTTTTGCCTTTAAATTCCCCTCTTTTCGCACGGCACGCGCGTATTCGTTATAGACTTCAAAGGTGCCTGCGTTTTGCTGATCGACTAAATTTAGCACGCTGGCCATTATGTCAAGCGGTTCAAAGCCGCTTATAGCGATAGGCCGCTTGAATTCATTCGCCAGATCCTCATAAATAGCGCTTCCTGTTATCACGCTGACGTGACTAGGGCCCAAAAATGCGTCTATCTTTACGTTTTCATCGCTCATTATCGCTCGCACGGGAGCCGGCACAGTCACGTGGTTGATATGAAAATATAAATTTTTGATGCCAAGTTCTAGCGTTTTTTGCACTAAATTTGCGCTCATGGGCGTCGTGGTCTCAAAGCCGATCGCAAAAAATATGACCTTTTTGTCTTCGTTTTGCTGAGCGATCTTTATGCAATCAAGCGGACTATAAAGCGCTCTGATGTCGTGTCCTTCGCCGCGAAGCTTTTGCAAGCTGGTAGCAGAGCCCGGTACGCGTAGCATGTCAGCTAGCGTGCAAAATATCACGCCCGGCATCGCGGCTAGTTTACAGGCCTCATCTATGCGTGTTTTTGGCATCACGCAGACAGGACAACCCGGTCCGTGGATGAAATTTATATGCTCTCCCACAAGCTGCGATAGGCCAAATTTCATAATGGAGTGCGTATGACCGCCGCAAATTTCCATTATATTTAGCGGCTTTTTGCTACGCTGGATTATGAGCTTTGAGAGGCTTAAAATGAGCTCTTTATCGCGAAAATCGTTAATTAGATCCACGCAGATCCTTTAGCCCCATATCGCCCTCATTCTCGTCTATGACGCCGTTTTTCATATCCTCGGCTATCTGACGGTAGGCCTCTAAGCTATCAAGCGCAAACGCCGTGTCGATCTTTTGCATCGCGTATCCGACGTGGATGAGCACGTATTCGCCTACACTGACGGGCTCACTGATGAGATCCAAGCTGACGCGTCTTTGCACGCCTAGAGTCTCGACTAGAGCGACATTATCGGCATCTATTTCTATTACTTTTGATGGGATCGACAGGCACATTATCTTAGCTCTTTTTTAAATTTCAGATAGTTTATCCACTGCTGCACGCCCTCGCCCGTCTTGCTGTCGATCGTGAAAATATCTACCTTTGGGTTTAGCTTCCTGGCGTCATTTTTCACGCGCTCGACATCAAAGTCAAAATGAGGAGCGAGCGAAATTTTAGTTATCAAAACGACGTCCGCCGCACGAAACATGACAGGATATTTGCTAACCTTGTCATCGCCCTCCGGCACAGAGAGCAAGACCGCGTTAAAATGCGAACCCACATCGTAGCTGGCTGGACAGACTAAATTTCCGACATTTTCGATAAAGACGACATCAAGCTCGTTTAAAGGCAGATGATGAAGCCCTTCATGCACCATGAAAGCGTCTAAATGGCAAGTCTGACCGGTGCTTATCTGATAGGCGCTAGCTCCGGCCTTTACGATACGGTCGGCATCTTGGTTGGTCTCCAGATCGCCCTCGACGACTCCGATCTTAAAGTCTGAGCCTTTTATGGTCGATTCTAAAAGCGTGGTCTTGCCGGCACCCGGACTACTCATCAAATTTACGCATAAAATTTTAAGCTCGTCTAAATGAGCTCTGTTGTGAGCCGCTTCGGCGTCGTTTGCAGATAAAATTTTTTCTATCACGTCTATCGTTTTGCTCTCGTTTAGCACCGGATGAGCATGCTCATGCTGATGATCGTGCTTGTCTTGCTCGTGAGAGGCTAAATTTTCATGTGAATGCTCATGCGTATGCGTCGTACCGTCAGCGTGAGTGTGGGCATGGCTGTGATGCTCGTGAGAATGATCGTCTCTTTCGTGAGGGACTGCCGCATCATGCGTATGAGCATGAGAGTGTGTCACTCCGTCTTTATGTGTGTGTTCGTGGGCGTGGTTACCCATAGAACAACCGCAATCTTTACACATTTTTCTTCCTTCTTTCTAAATTTGTCTAAATTCTAACTCTTAAATATTAAATAAAGCTTAGGTTTAAAATTTAATATAAAATTTGCCCTTAGGCACTATATCTTTGACGCGAGCCTTGCCGTTATCCATCACGGCTAAAACGGCATACGCTCCGCTATCTCTTATATCCTTTTCCATTTGTATGGCTTTTTGAGGCGGCATGAAAAACGCCTCGATGCCAAATTTTGCTCCTTCATAATCCATCGAGCCTACTATAAAAACACCATCTTTTGGTCGTTCAAAGCTATATCCGTCGCTTTGATACGTCCCGTTTTCATCGGGCTTTAGACTAACGTAAATTTTGTCTTTGCCTATGCTTTGGTTTTCATCGACCTCTTCGTCATAAGCTCCGTGAAATATAGGCAAATTCCTGGTAAAATCATACTGCAAGCTCACGTAGTTTCCGCGTAAAAGATCGCGCGGGTCGTATAAACTGACATCCACACGTATATCTTTGCCAAAATAAAGCGGAGCATACGCATTTGCCAGCATCGCCAGCAAGGCTAAAATTTGAAAGATCACGGCCGAAAGTATGAGCTTGGCTCTCATTTAGCCCTCCTTTTTCGAGACATCACGAGCACGGTCACGGCAAATGCCATAAACAATAAACTAGCTCCGATATAGTCTCCTATCAGATCGATATATCTGACGATAGCGACACAAAATATCACTATAAGGCCAAAATTCAGATAATTTTGCTTGATGAGCACGATGCCTGCCAACACGCTTATGAACGAAAATATCGCCTTTGAATAATCGCTGAAATTTTCGATCAAGATCGGTAGGAAAAACAGCCCCACGCAAAGAAGTAACGAGTAATACCTCCTAAATTTAGCAAATATCAATGCACAAATCACGATAAATGCGGCTGCTACGTAGCCAAATATCGTCTTATAAAATGCGACCGACTCCATATCCGTCTGAAAAAGAAGGAGGTCAAGATCATAAAACGTCATCGACACGAGCAACACCGCGACTCCGCAAGTGATAGACGTCGTTTTTAGATACTCGGCGATATGAAATTTGCCAAAATTTTCCACCACAAGCGCAGCCGACGCGCACAGCATACAATATGAGAGCGCAAAAAATACGATGCTTCTTATAAATATGCTATCTAGCAGCTCTACGGGTGTAGCTCGCAAGATGGCAAACACCAAATATACGAAAACGCTGATAAAAATAAGCCCTGTGAGTATCCTCGAGCTATCGCGCCAAAGCACGTAGCAGCTGATGGCGACAAATATCAAAAAGCCGTGCATCACAAGGCCAAATCCTGCCTCCATGATAAACCAAAAAAGCGCTATGGCAAGGCTTTGAGCGATCAGGATCGATCTGCCTACGGCAAAGGATAGCGCAAAAGAGCCCACCGCCCAAAGTAGCACGCCATCAGCCATATGTTCGCCCAAATGATAGATCTGAGCTATCAAGGCTATCGCCGCTCCGTAGCAAAAATTCCCAAGTAAAAATAACGCCGTGGCGCTATTTTCTTTGCCCTTTTTAAGCGTGAAAAAGCCGCCTAAATTTACAAGAGCGAGCACGAAAAGAACGATCAAGAGCCTACCAAAACGCGGTATCTCCTCCCAGTTAGCTCCGATAAGCGTAAAAAACGCAAGCGAAAAAAACAGATACGCTACGAGCTTAAGTATAAAGTTCGTGACGTCATGCGTGCTGTTTAAATTTATATTGTAAAGAGAGGCTATCTTTTGCGCAGTCTGGGTGTCTATGATGCCTTTATCACGCCATTTCACGATCTCATCAGAGAGGAAATCTTTATTAAAAGGATTCATTTTACGCCTTCACTTTGATCTTTTCTTTTTTCACGCTTGCTATATAAAGCACGATATAGCCAAGCACTCCTGATATCACAGAGGCTATCAGGACCGAGAGCTTGTCGGCGTAGGCGAATTTATCGGTATCATTGTAAGAGAGAGAATTTATAAAAAGGCTCATCGTAAAGCCGATGCCGGTTAGTATGCAAAGCCCGTAAAACGATATCCAGCAGGAGTATTTGGGCAGCTTCGCAAAGCCAAGCTTTATCGCGACAAAGCAAAAGCCAAAGACGCCTATTTGCTTGCCTAAAAATAGTCCCAAGATCACGCCCAGCGAGACAGGATGCGCCAGCTGTTCCAGTCCTATGCCCTTAAGCGAAATGCCCGCATTTACAAAAGCAAAGACTGGCAAAACGAAATAAGTAATATAGCCGTGCAGATCGTGCTCTATCTCTTTTAAGAGCGATTTATCGCTATTTTTGCACTTTAGCGGTATGAAAAATGCGGATATGACGCCAGCTAGCGTAGCATGGACGCCGGATTTTAGCACGCTTATCCATAAAATGATGCCAAGTATGAGATAAAAGGATTTTTTATTGACATTTAGTAAATTTAGCGCTAAGAGTCCCAGCATGACGATAGCCGCCACGCCAAATGACATAAACGAAAGATCGCCGCTATAAAATATCGCCATTATGAGGATCGCGCACACATCGTCGATGATAGCTAGCGTAACGAGGAAAATTTTAAGACTAGCAGGCACTCTAGCGCCAAGTATCATTATGATGCCAAGTGCGAACGCCGTATCGGTCGCAGTAGGTATCGCCCAGCCTCTTGTGGCAAAGCTGTCTGCGTGGTTGAATAAATAAAATATGAACGCGGGCACGACGATGCCGCCTATCGCACCGACAGCCGGAAGCACGACTTGAGCGGGGTTACGAAGCTCACCCTCTAAAATTTCACGCTTCAGCTCAAGCCCTAAAACAAAGAAAAATATCGCCATCAGCCCGTCATTGACCCATAAAATGAGCGGCTTTTGGAGCAAAAACTCGCCAAATTTAAAGCCCATGTCGATATGTAAAAAAGAGTTGTAAAATTCGCTAAAAAAGCCGTTTTGAAGCACCATAGCAATGACGGCTGCAGCGATCAAAAATATACCGCCGCTAGCCTCACTGACAAGAAATTTTTTAAAATTCTCGCTACACATAAACCGCCTTGCCCGTTAGAATTTAGGCACGGCGGCTTTAGTGAGCTTTGCGAATTTCACGCCCTTTAGCCCTGCTATCCTGTCTGAGAAATGCTCTATCTTTGCAGCCTCTCCGCGCAAAGTGATGGTCTCCAGACAGTTATGGTGGTCGACATGGACGTGATTCGTGCAGATGATAGTGACATCAGCGTCATGCTCGATATCCATCATTTTATTGATGAGATCGTTTTGATGATGCACGTAAATGAGCGTAAGAACGCCAATCAGCTCCTCTTTAGCGTCTTTCCAGCTGTCATTCACGATCTTTTCTCGGATGAGATCACGCGTAAATTCACTCCTTGAGGCGTAACCTTGTTCACCCACCTTTTTGTCGAGCTCGTCAAGCAACTGCGACGGTAAAGAAACGCTGAAACGTATGATGTTGTCCATTTTACCCTTCCTTTGTGATTGATAAAATAAAAGTTAAACAAATTATAGGCAAACACTCTTAAAAGGAGCATAAATAATAATACAATTGACCCAAGCTAACGCCCGAGTCGTTGCTGCAAAATTTTTTATTTAGATAAAATTCCACCCCGTCGCGCCTGAAATTTCGCACGATCTTTCTTAGAAGCGTAGCGTTTTGAAACACGCCACCGGAGAGTAAAACGGGTAAATTTTGCCCTTTTGCTATCTCGCAGACGATGTTTGCCAGTGCATTTATAAAGGCTGTTGCAGCGAGCCTTGGCTCATCTTTTAGCGCGCCTTTAATGGCCTCTTTGAAATTTATCGCGCCGTCTTGCAGGCTAAATTTATAAGAAACGTCCAAATTTTCATCATAAAGCGCCTCCAGCCTCATGCCGCTCTCGCCCTCGTAGCCAGACTCGCTCATTGATAAAACGATGCTCGCAAATGCGTCGAATATCCGTCCCAGCGAGCTCGTTTGAGGCGAGTTTATACCCTTTTGCGCGATGATTTTTAGATTATTCAAGCTCTTTTTATCGTGGCTTTTCAGGAAATTTTCCGCCTGCGCTTCTAAGCCGTATTTTAAAATGATCGAGTATGCGATCTGCCAGATGTGCTTTATGCTGCTCTCGCCACCTATCAATGCAAACTCATCAAAATGATATATCCGCTCAAAACCTCGCGCGTCCACTATCATGACCTCGCCGCCCCAGATCTCGCCGCTTGGCGCGTAGCCGGTGCCATCAAAGCAAAATCCTAAAAATTTGCGCTCTCTTGGCAGGTCGTTTTCAAACATGACAGAAAGCAGATGCGCGTAGTGATGCTGCACGCAAATAGGCGTGAAGCCCTGCTCTTTGGCCCATTTGACGTTTAAAAAATGTGGGTGCATATCGGCTATGATGGCGTCAAATTTAAGCTCGTATGTCGAGACGAAAAGCTTTAAAATGGCCTCGAATCGCTCAAAAACGGCGATGTTTTTTAGATCGCCTATGTAAGGACTCAACATCACTTCGCCGTCTTTATAGATCGCAAACTGATCCTTTAGCTCCGCGCCAAGGGCTAAAAACGTCCCTTTTTGACTGAATTTCGAGCGGAAAAATTTTGGATTTAGCCCGCGGCTAGTGCGTATAAAGATAGGCTCGTCGTCTACTACAAAGGCGATGCTATCATCGCTTGGCGAGTATATCTCGCGGTCATGGTCGAGGTAATAATCAAATACGCCCCCAAGCTTATCTAGTAGCTGCTTTTCATCATATATCACCACTTCGCCGGAGACGTTTGCGCTGGTGGCTACGATGTCGTGGTTTAGATACTCAAAGAGCAAGAGATGTATGCCGCTAAAGGCCAGCATGACGCCTACTTTGTTCAAATTTGGCGCTACGCTGGGAGCAAGCGGCGAATTTTTAGCACTTTGCAGCAAAACGATCGGCTTTAAATTTGAGCTTAGAAGCTTTGCCTGTGCGTCTGAAATGTGCGCCAAATTTCGTGCGCTTTGTAAATTTTTACTCATTATGGCAAACGGCTTGCTCGGGCGATTTTTGCGTTTTCGTAGTAAATTTACGGCATTTTCGTCGTGTGCGTCACAGACTAGATGAAAGCCGCCAAGCCCTTTGACAGCCAGAATTTTATCCTCGTTTATGAGCTTTGCCGCCTGCTTTGCCGCCTCATCATCTTTGCTTAAAATTTTGCCCGTTTTATCTTTTAGCATGAGTGCGGGCCCGCAGTTTGGGCAAGATACGGGCTGAGCGTGATAGCGGCGGTTTAAGGGGTCTTTGTATTCGCCCTCGCAAAATCCGCACATTTTAAATTTACTCATCGTCGTATTTGGTCTGTCGTATGGCAAGCTTTTTATGATGGAAAACCTCGGTCCGCAGTTGGTGCAGTTTATGAAAGCGTAGTGATATCGCGGGTTTGCAGGGTCGTAAAACTCCCTCTCACAGTCGGCACATAGGGCAAAGTCGGGCAGGATAGGCGCTTGTTTTTTTGCGCTTTTAGAGGAGATTATTTTAAAATCGCTAAATTCCAGCTTGCTCTCAAATCTTTTAAGCTCGTCTATGCGCGCTAGCTCGGGCAGCTCGCCAAACAAGGCTTTTTCAAATTTTGCTATATCCGAGGTCTCGCCAAAAAGGCACAGCTTCACGCCCTCATCGTCGTTATAAACCTCTCCAAAAAGCCCGAATCTAAGCGCTAGGTTATAAACGAACGGACGAAAGCCTACGCCCTGAACGAGTCCTGAAATTTCATATCTATACGAAGACTTCAATACCAAATCCAATGTCAAATTTTGTTTTTATATTTGGATTTAGATGTTTTTTTATGAGGTTGCTAGCGGTTTTGCACTCAAAGAGCGAGCCGCCAAGCAGCACGTTTTGCACGCCAAACTCATCTCTAAGCTCGAACGAAAAATCGCTCAAAAAATAAGCCATCGACTCGATGTAGCCAAAGCTTATGTTGCGCTCTCCCGCACCCGCTAGATAAAAGCTCATGCCGCTTTTTATAAATTTCACCGCGTCAAATTCAAGCTTGCTTTTCATCTTGCAGTCTATGCGCACGCCCTTTGCGCCGTTAAAGTCCATCGCATTTGCGAGCAAAATTTCACCGCTTTTCAAAAAATCATCGCTAAAGCCAAATATCCTGCCGGCAACGCATAGAAGCGAGAAAAAGCTCTCGCGCCCAGGTATGTCGCCCTCCGGCAAGCCGTAAGCCAAACGATAGCTCTCAAGCAGCTTAGCTCCGCCCTCATCTTTTGAAATTTCACTATAAATCTCGCTGAAATTTGAAAATTTAGGCACGAAAAGCACGCTTGTCTTATCGTTTTTACGCGCTAAGTTTATCTTATCGTCACTAAATTTACAAAGCGATATCTCTAAATTTAGACCGCCATCGCCTAAAATTTCGCTATCAGCCATTTTAAAATACGAAAAATCGTTAAGCGCGACGGAGGAATTTTCAAGCTGCACTAGCTTTAAAAGCGGCTCTTTTTGTTTTAAAATTTTAACCCCCAGGAAATTCACCCCTAGCTGCGAAAGCTTCATACCAAGCGCATAAATAAAGAGGTCTTTCGCCGCTTTGACGTCAAAAAAGCTTGGTGTTTGCGGGTGATTTTGCCTGTAAATAGAATTCGTCTTTAGGCTGATGATAGGCTTTTCAAAGCTAGCCAGCGTGATCTGCGACCTCTCGTCAGCTACGAAAATCTTTCGCAGCGCTTTTAAATTTGTGGGTATGGCAAAGTGGATATCTTTAAAATTTTCAAACGCTTTAAGCTCGTATTCGCAGCTTTTATCCTTTAAATTTAGCCTTTGACCGCCTTTGATCTTAGATACGCACTCCTCTAAAAGAGCGCTGAAATTTTTAGAATTTACGCTTTGATCACTCACGCAAATATCGCTCAAAACGCTAAATTCATTTTCGCAAGGCTCTAAATCTCGCAGGAATTTTTCTATCTGAGAAGGTGTTATATTATTTAGGCTTAAATTTTGCGTATTTTGGCTACCTGCGGGCAGATCTTTAGCCGCAAGGACCTTACTCTCTTTTACAAAAACGCTAAAGGGCAAATTTTTAGCCAGATGATCGGCAAACGAGCCCAGCTCGCCCTCCTCGCCCGAAACGAAAAGCGTGATATTTTCGCCGTTTTGCTCTATGGCATGAGGTAAATTTCGGGCGAGATTTTGCAGTAAAAAGGATAAAATTTCGCCGTTTTTTAGGCACTCAAAATGAAAAGCGAGTGTCATTTGAGCCCTTTTGTAGCGTAACGATCCGCGATCTCTTGCAGGCTAAATTCCGCCACCTTTTCATGGCAAAAACCGATCGAGCCAAGATAATTTAAAAGCGTATCTTCGGCTATCTTAGCGCCATTTATGATCTCATTTGAGAGCTCAAAGCCGGTTGGCTCGACGCGCTTTGGCACGATGCCTAAAATTTTACAGCTCGGACGATCTCCCGCCATATCCATAAGATGAAGGGTCTGAAGCATCTCTATCTCATGCGCCGAGCCGTCCCAGCGCACGAAATTCGGCACATTTTCAAAATCAAAAAAGAAAACGTCGCCAACCTTGGCGTCATCGGCACTGATGCAATCGACCACGATCAAGTGATCGAACTCGGCGATGATAGGCGTGAGTGCAAGAGCCAGCG containing:
- the hypA gene encoding hydrogenase maturation nickel metallochaperone HypA produces the protein MHELSIVQNLVTLCEQNAAKQNAKEVLRLEIKVGRLSGVEPHYLQSAFDVYKNGTICENAQLVINLQGIVVKCEECGFDGELKENDFTCPKCKSQNLRVLDGEDMYLMKLEMR
- the hypE gene encoding hydrogenase expression/formation protein HypE; this translates as MKKIMLSHGGGGEEMNSLINETIFNIFDNEILRDSNDSAILNLNGKTAFSSDSFVVTPIFFSGGDIGKIAACGTINDLAMVAASAKYLSCSLIIEEGLEISELETVLSSLAKVCKEADVKVVCGDTKVVPKGKCDKIFINTAGIGEIVCEGVELKNLKPGAKILLSGDIGRHGGVVLANREEFELSSNLTSDCKSLKGVVLKLLKEGVKPQCMRDATRGGLSAVLNEWAKFTRSDILVFEEKIRVSDEVTGICELFGFEPYELANEGTFVLAVDEAQADKALEILREFDENAAIIGEVLSEQNSRVVIENAYKSRRFLEPPKGELLPRIC
- the hypD gene encoding hydrogenase formation protein HypD, encoding MDLINDFRDKELILSLSKLIIQRSKKPLNIMEICGGHTHSIMKFGLSQLVGEHINFIHGPGCPVCVMPKTRIDEACKLAAMPGVIFCTLADMLRVPGSATSLQKLRGEGHDIRALYSPLDCIKIAQQNEDKKVIFFAIGFETTTPMSANLVQKTLELGIKNLYFHINHVTVPAPVRAIMSDENVKIDAFLGPSHVSVITGSAIYEDLANEFKRPIAISGFEPLDIMASVLNLVDQQNAGTFEVYNEYARAVRKEGNLKAKELIARYFEPCDFEWRGLGMIAKSGMKLKPEFANIDAREQFDCDVRSANESKACICGKILRGQAKPPECKVFGRACTPQNPIGSCMVSSEGACAAYFKYARVG
- a CDS encoding HypC/HybG/HupF family hydrogenase formation chaperone; the encoded protein is MCLSIPSKVIEIDADNVALVETLGVQRRVSLDLISEPVSVGEYVLIHVGYAMQKIDTAFALDSLEAYRQIAEDMKNGVIDENEGDMGLKDLRGSN
- the hypB gene encoding hydrogenase nickel incorporation protein HypB; this translates as MCKDCGCSMGNHAHEHTHKDGVTHSHAHTHDAAVPHERDDHSHEHHSHAHTHADGTTHTHEHSHENLASHEQDKHDHQHEHAHPVLNESKTIDVIEKILSANDAEAAHNRAHLDELKILCVNLMSSPGAGKTTLLESTIKGSDFKIGVVEGDLETNQDADRIVKAGASAYQISTGQTCHLDAFMVHEGLHHLPLNELDVVFIENVGNLVCPASYDVGSHFNAVLLSVPEGDDKVSKYPVMFRAADVVLITKISLAPHFDFDVERVKNDARKLNPKVDIFTIDSKTGEGVQQWINYLKFKKELR
- a CDS encoding GDYXXLXY domain-containing protein, translated to MRAKLILSAVIFQILALLAMLANAYAPLYFGKDIRVDVSLYDPRDLLRGNYVSLQYDFTRNLPIFHGAYDEEVDENQSIGKDKIYVSLKPDENGTYQSDGYSFERPKDGVFIVGSMDYEGAKFGIEAFFMPPQKAIQMEKDIRDSGAYAVLAVMDNGKARVKDIVPKGKFYIKF
- a CDS encoding DUF2157 domain-containing protein, with amino-acid sequence MNPFNKDFLSDEIVKWRDKGIIDTQTAQKIASLYNINLNSTHDVTNFILKLVAYLFFSLAFFTLIGANWEEIPRFGRLLIVLFVLALVNLGGFFTLKKGKENSATALFLLGNFCYGAAIALIAQIYHLGEHMADGVLLWAVGSFALSFAVGRSILIAQSLAIALFWFIMEAGFGLVMHGFLIFVAISCYVLWRDSSRILTGLIFISVFVYLVFAILRATPVELLDSIFIRSIVFFALSYCMLCASAALVVENFGKFHIAEYLKTTSITCGVAVLLVSMTFYDLDLLLFQTDMESVAFYKTIFGYVAAAFIVICALIFAKFRRYYSLLLCVGLFFLPILIENFSDYSKAIFSFISVLAGIVLIKQNYLNFGLIVIFCVAIVRYIDLIGDYIGASLLFMAFAVTVLVMSRKRRAK
- the nhaA gene encoding Na+/H+ antiporter NhaA, producing the protein MCSENFKKFLVSEASGGIFLIAAAVIAMVLQNGFFSEFYNSFLHIDMGFKFGEFLLQKPLILWVNDGLMAIFFFVLGLELKREILEGELRNPAQVVLPAVGAIGGIVVPAFIFYLFNHADSFATRGWAIPTATDTAFALGIIMILGARVPASLKIFLVTLAIIDDVCAILIMAIFYSGDLSFMSFGVAAIVMLGLLALNLLNVNKKSFYLILGIILWISVLKSGVHATLAGVISAFFIPLKCKNSDKSLLKEIEHDLHGYITYFVLPVFAFVNAGISLKGIGLEQLAHPVSLGVILGLFLGKQIGVFGFCFVAIKLGFAKLPKYSCWISFYGLCILTGIGFTMSLFINSLSYNDTDKFAYADKLSVLIASVISGVLGYIVLYIASVKKEKIKVKA
- the nikR gene encoding nickel-responsive transcriptional regulator NikR, whose product is MDNIIRFSVSLPSQLLDELDKKVGEQGYASRSEFTRDLIREKIVNDSWKDAKEELIGVLTLIYVHHQNDLINKMMDIEHDADVTIICTNHVHVDHHNCLETITLRGEAAKIEHFSDRIAGLKGVKFAKLTKAAVPKF